The following proteins are encoded in a genomic region of Fusarium oxysporum f. sp. lycopersici 4287 chromosome 1, whole genome shotgun sequence:
- a CDS encoding pre-mRNA-splicing factor prp46 (At least one base has a quality score < 10), which yields METPEVSQDALRLNALAAQNANVSRTVYAHASERSATKRQKLDDASEDPIIKRRFRNEYSDVETLPPSITAKLPTKQPGKKASKAGVPARPAMKLLEGAPSSGKASTPAARDESTPQNMSLTTRGVQGLQQQKPEWHAPWKLMRVISGHLGWVRSLAVEPGNKWFASGAGDRTIKIWDLATGSLRLTLTGHISTVRGLAVSPRHPYLFSCGEDKMVKCWDLETNKVIRHYHGHLSGVYTLALHPTLDVLVTGGRDGVARVWDMRTRSNIHVLSGHTQTVSDLVCQEADPQVITGSLDSTVRLWDLAAGKTMGVLTHHKKGVRALATHPSEFTFASGSTGSVKQWKCPEGAFMQNFEGHNAIINTMSVNEQNVFFTGGDNGSMSFWDWKTGHRFQSLDTTAQPGSLDAEAGIMSSTFDRSGLRLICGEADKTIKIWKQDETATEESHPLEWKPTLARRKF from the exons ATGGAGACACCAGAAGTGTCTCAAGATGCTCTTCGACTCAATGCCCTCGCCGCACAAAATGCGAACGTCTCGAGAACAGTCTACGCCCATGCATCCGAGCGATCGGCCACAAAGCGCCAGAAGCTAGACGACGCGTCCGAGGACCCCATCATCAAGAGACGGTTCCGTAACGAATACTCAGATGTCGAGACTTTACCGCCATCAATTACTGCGAAGCTTCCAACGAAACAGCCTGGGAAGAAGGCTTCTAAGGCTGGTGTGCCTGCTCGCCCAGCCATGAAACTCCTTGAGGGTGCGCCTAGTTCAGGCAAGGCATCTACTCCTGCTGCCAGGGACGAAAGTACACCACAGAACATGAGTCTTACTACAAGAGGAGTGCAAGGCcttcagcagcagaagcCAGAATGGCACGCGCCATGGAAGTTAATGAGGGTCATCTCTGGTCATCTCGGTTGGGTGCGTAGTCTGGCTGTTGAACCTGGCAACAAATGGTTTGCAAGCGGCGCAGGAGATCGAACTATCAAGATTTGGGACTTGGCCACGGGCTCGCTGAGGTTGACTCTTACTGGACATATCAGTACTGTGCGCGGCCTTGCGGTATCCCCTCGTCATCCTTATCTCTTCTCTTGTGGCGAAGACAAGATGGTCAAGTGCTGGGATCTCGAGACTAACAAAGTTATCCGTCACTACCACGGACATCTCAGTGGTGTCTATACTCTTGCCCTACATCCTACCCTCGATGTTCTGGTCACTGGTGGTCGCGATGGCGTCGCCCGTGTCTGGGATATGCGGACCAGAAGTAACATTCACGTCCTGTCTGGCCACACCCAGACGGTTTCCGATCTCGTTTGTCAAGAGGCTGACCCTCAAGTTATCACCGGATCTTTGGACTCGACAGTGCGACTCTGGGATCTCGCAGCTGGCAAGACCATGGGTGTACTAACTCATCACAAGAAGGGTGTTCGTGCTCTAGCAACACACCCATCAGAGTTCACATTTGCTAGTGGTAGCACAGGGAGTGTCAAGCAATGGAAGTGTCCTGAAGGTGCTTTCATGCAGAACTTCGAGGGCCACAATGCTATTATTAACACGATGAGTGTTAACGAGCAAAATGTCTTCTTTACAGGAG GCGATAATGGCTCCATGAGCTTTTGGGATTGGAAGACTGGTCACCGATTCCAATCTCTTGACACCACAGCTCAACCCGGCTCTCTTGATGCCGAGGCAGGTATCATGAGTTCAACGTTCGATCGCTCTGGCCTACGTCTGATCTGTGGTGAAGCTGATAAAACAA TCAAAATCTGGAAGCAAGATGAAACAGCAACAGAAGAGTCGCACCCCCTCGAATGG